From the genome of Canis lupus familiaris isolate Mischka breed German Shepherd chromosome 20, alternate assembly UU_Cfam_GSD_1.0, whole genome shotgun sequence:
GCAGTCCTGGTACAGGTGTAGCTGAGAGCTCCTGGGTACTGAGTTATGGCCACAGGGCCCCTTGCCTGTCCCCATTAATTCCACCCACCCATCTGTTCCATTTCTCAATAGTGTTAGCCTGTGGGCGGCCCCAGGCAACAGCAGTTTACAAGGTGTCAGAATATGCAAGGCGCTTTGGTGTTCCTGTCATTGCTGATGGAGGAATCCAAAATGTGGGTCATATTGCCAAAGCCTTGGCCCTTGGGGCCTCCACAGGTGAGGCCCAGCACCCAGGGAGTCTGGTGGGATTCCTTCCCCAGTGCCACTCAGGGTCTGCTCCCATCACTCCTATCTGTCCATAGTCATGATGGGCTCCCTCCTGGCTGCTACCACTGAGGCCCCTGGCGAGTACTTCTTTTCTGATGGAATCCGCCTAAAGAAATACCGTGGTATGGGGTCTCTTGATGCCATGGACAAGCATCTCAGCAGCCAAAACCGGTATTTCAGGTAGGACAGGAAGACAAGTTACCCTATGCTGACAGCCTTGTACTGATAGCCTTATCCATCCTTGACCTTTCCTATGTTGTCTTGTCTCCCTACAGCGAAGCTGATAAAATTAAGGTGGCCCAGGGGGTGTCTGGGGCTGTGCAAGACAAAGGGTCCATCCACAAATTTGTCCCCTACCTGATCGCTGGCATCCAGCACTCCTGCCAGGACATTGGTGCCAAGAGTTTGACCCAAGTCCGGTAAGCCTGGGGAGCTGGGAGATGGGTAGAGGAGCTAGTTGAAGGTTAGGTACCCCATCTGATATTTGCCCCTCTTCAGAGCCATGATGTATTCTGGAGAACTCAAGTTTGAGAAGAGAACATCCTCAGCTCAGGTGGAAGGTGGTGTCCACAGCCTCCATTCGTAAGTGGTGGACCCTTTTGTACCCACCTACCCTTGGGGCAGAGGTTTCTGCCatgcctccttcctcctgcccctacCTCAAAAGCTGGTTATTCTGCTTACAGGTACGAGAAGAGGCTTTTCTGAAAATGGATACAGCATACCCCCTTGGTTTTTCAATaaaagtttgggaaaaaaaaaaagtgatgcctGATCTTTGAGATCTACAGGCAGATGTGGTGGCCAATATCACAGATGCACACAAACACAACACTCATTTGTAGGGAAAGTCTTCAGACCCGGAAGCCAGGATATTCCTTGGATCTGGAAGGAGATACTAGTTCTAGATTCAGAAAGTCCCTCCTGAGCAGCTCACAAGGTAGGTCTGGCCAGTTCTGGCTCCTAACGGTTCAGTCTCACATTGTGGCTGCTTAGGACAGGTCATGGAATAGTCCATGGGGGCTTTGGACTGGCACCCATTGATAGGGCTTCCTGCTAGGCCACATGGGACCAGGCTAAGGCCCACATATGTAGTCTCTAACTTGAATCTCCAAAGGACCTTGTGGAGAAAGCACTGAGAGCCCCTCAAACCTGCATGTGAGCAAGTTAGGTAGATTTGCAGTTTTAACAGGTGCCTACACTGTCTCCTGCCTCTGAGAAGCTAAGTAGTCTAGATAAATAGGGGATCCCCCTTGATTTTTTCACAACTCCCACCATGAGCCCACTGAACCTGTGGCTCCTCCTGGCCAGCAACACATCTAATACAAAATTGGAAAAGTggattaaattattaatttgctGGCAAGAAAGACAAGAGTTACAGTGCCAAAGGGGGAAGGGCTAGTGAGCGCTGCAAACCCCTGCGCTCTGGAAAAAGTGCCAGGGCCTTCCTGGACAGGTTAGGTCAGTTCTTGCTGGTTCACTCTGGAGCTTGTGCCAAAGATGTGAGCATAGTCCCTCCAGGTGGAGGAATAAGAGCAGCTCCTGTTACTCGGCCTTCATGACACAGGAAGTTGAAAGTGGCACAGGCATTGGGCTGCAAAGAGAAAGCCTGCATCAGCTTGGCTAAGGCCAGGCCTGGGCCCTGCTCAGCACTCCCCAGTGGCAGGACTTACCGTATCCTGTACTTCCACCGCGATGCCCCGCTGCTTCAGGGCTTGCAGCACCTGGGGCTGCAGCCGTTCAGTCCGGTCTCCGGTGCCCACCACAACAATCTCTAGGAAAAGACGACCACCACTAGCCAATGGCAGGTGTGTGGGGAAGCTGGGGCGGGGTGGCTTTTGGCTTTCTAGGGCTGGAAGCACCTCAGCCCTCCCCTTCACCAGTACCTATTCGGGGCTCCAGCAACCAGAAGAGCGAGAAGCTTTCTTCGATGATGTCCCGGTGAGTTCCTACCTGTGTTGGGAGGAGGCAGGTTAAACACAAGTTCGCGCAGTTTTCCCCACAGAGCCCTTACCTGCGCCGCAAAGGGGTAATGAAAAAGCCAAGTGTGCCGGGGACAGAATCGGGGGGACGGGCCTGGGACCCTGGCCCTCCGCCTCCTCACTGCTCACGTTCCACTGCACCACCGAGTGCGGGAGCAGCGCGCAGGGCCCAAGGACGCGATTTCCATTGACCATGAAGCCGCGGCTGCTGTAGCTGTCGATATACATGGACTGCGGGGACTCGCGCTGCAGCAGGGAGATGCGCGTCCGCTGATACAGCTCGTCGTCCGCCGGCGTGAGCCGATGCCCTCGCCGTGGGACCCTGCGGAGGGGTATGCTCAGGGCCTAGGGGGCCAGGAGGGGCCGGGCCGCGATCGCCGGCCgaggggtgagggcaggagaATCAGGGACGCTCACCACAGCAGCTCGGCTGGGGCGCAGCGCAACGCCGCTTGCGCTCGGCATAGGCCGCGAAGCACGAACGCGGCGACCATGGCGGACCAATTTGCAGGGAGGCCGGCGCTGGGTCAATCGGGTCGTGGCGGAGCCCACGGCGGCGTGGCGACAGCGCCCCCTGCGTCCCGGAGGGCACCGCGCAGGTCGGCTGCTCCAGCGCAGGATTTTGAGGGAGTCAACTGATGCCAATTGTCCCAGGAGGGCCCATCCCCCAGCGCGGCTCCGGTGTCTGCAcctgccgcccgccccgccccgggcccccgcaGACCGTCCTGGGGGAGTCAGACACCTGGTGGCGCGGCAGGCCTCAGAGTGCAGCCTCGGCCCCCGCCACAACCTGGTCCCCGGCTCTCAGCCATTACGCAGGGCTCTTGGGGACTGGGGCGGAGCGGCCGCGCACCTGGTCGAGTCCCGCACACCTGCTCAGGGCGTGGGGGCCAGCCTCCAATCCCCTAATCCCAGGCTTTGGGGCGTCGGGTTCCCAGGGCGGGGCGGCCGGCTCAGGTTCCCCTCGCTCTCCAGCGAGTCACGCCCCTCCCTAACCGTCACCCGCGCGACCGTTGGCGTCGCCGCCGCGCGTCTCCTGGGGCGTGGCTGCGCGTGGATTGGCTTCTCGGCAGCGCGAGGGGGCGTGGCTGATTGGTTTCGCCTTAAAATGGCTCCGAGTCTGCGGCCGCGGCCAGCGGAAGGGAACGCAGTAGTAGGGAGTTTGTGGCTTTTCGGGTGGGATCGACCGGGCCGACAGGACCAGATACTGAACTAGACAGCGGCTGGAGCATCTCCCTGTCGTCGCTCACTCTGCTCGCGGCCGAGAATTCCCCGCCCCCCGTCTTGAGCCGAATCAGAGGGCCTACTGGCGCGAGAGTCGCTGGCGCCCGCGCGGGTTTCAGGCATCTCCGCGCCCCCACCGTGTCGTGGCCTCAAGGGAACGTTGACGCGTCTGCTACCcacggggctggggggtgggcggAGGGAGGTTCGGCAAAGCGGAAGACGGTCGCAATGGAGCCCGTGGGTCGCGTCGCCGCTACTGGGCCCCTGGCGGTCCGGGCGCTGGCAGAGTCACGGGACAAAGGGCCCCGGGTGCGGGGTGTCACCGAGGCGGGTGCGCGGGTTTACTTCCTCTCCGGCCCCACAGGCAAGTTTCTCTTTTGGTCGATCCCGAAGCCCTCCCTGCCACCGTCACTGCACGGTGGCCTGGCTTCATGGGACCAGCAGGCGTAATCCTACCCTGCGGGTCTAATCCGGATCGGGACCGGTCCCAGGGGAGGCTCCCACCAATCTTCCTAGTGTTTGGGGGCCCAGGTGAGCGCCTCGTTCCCACTACACTCGGTTTTACCCTCACTCCTAGGTCTGTCTTCTGGTACTGGGAATCGGGGGTCCTGATCTGGCCCCAGGGCAAGggaccaccaccacccccgctgGGGCATACCTatcgccccctccctccccccgcccacgGCTGGACAGCGGGCAACGGAATCCCAAAAGCAGCTGTTGTCTCCAGAGCATTCCAGCTGCGCTTGGATTTCGTTCCCTGCTCTCCTGCCAGAGCAGCGTCCTGGCCTAGATGGGGTGGGCCAGCTCCTGACTCCCAGACCTATTTTATTTGGGTCGCCCTGGTCTCCGCCCGTCTCAGGGGCTCCCTCAGGCTGGAAGTGGTGGGCGTAGATGTCGGAGAGCCTGGGTTGTGATCATCTCTGGAACTTGGAGTAGCATTGACAAGGGAGGGCGGTCGCAGGGCCTTCAGTCAGGGCGGCAATGGCGGTGAGTCCCACAGGGCCACCCCAGCCCACAACTCGCTATAGATAGCCTTTCATTTCCTGGGGAAAACCCACCCCAACCGTCTTCGTGTACCAAGAGCAGCTGAAGTCTCCAGCTTGGCCTCCAGCCCTCAGCCCTGTTAGCAGCTCTCCCAGGGTCATGGGCCTGCGGAAAGGAAAGAGCTTTGGAATGACACGATCACTCCCGTTGAGTGGGCACCCAAGAAGCCATCGGGAATGTCGTGTCCGCCCAGTGCTCTTTCGGCGATCCCAGCAGGGCCTTGCAGCCCTGGCCCAGAAAGGGGTCTTGCCAAACTTCCTGCCCCTAAGACTCCCTCCTTTCTGAGCTCTGGGTACTCTCACTGCTCCAGAGCAGAAATTAAGGGTTTCCCACACTGTGCTGTGTCAGGTTCAATCTCCgggaaagaaaatagaggaaaagggGATTTAAGTTTCACTGAAATGAAATTCCGGAGCCCTCGTGACACAGAGGGAAGAGCTTTCTCTCTGTAGTGAAGTGGGATGCTCCCAGCTGAGAGCAGTCCTTAGACTGGGTCTTCTCACGGTCACATCATTTATTTTGCCTACATTGGCTCGTTTCCTAAGCCAGAGTATCTCTGTTAATGTACACAaaggtt
Proteins encoded in this window:
- the NDUFAF3 gene encoding NADH dehydrogenase [ubiquinone] 1 alpha subcomplex assembly factor 3 → MVAAFVLRGLCRAQAALRCAPAELLWVPRRGHRLTPADDELYQRTRISLLQRESPQSMYIDSYSSRGFMVNGNRVLGPCALLPHSVVQWNVGTHRDIIEESFSLFWLLEPRIEIVVVGTGDRTERLQPQVLQALKQRGIAVEVQDTPNACATFNFLCHEGRVTGAALIPPPGGTMLTSLAQAPE